One Mycolicibacterium goodii genomic region harbors:
- a CDS encoding cysteine desulfurase-like protein, whose amino-acid sequence MAYDVARVRGLHPTLGDGWVHFDAQSGMLVPDAVATTVSTAFRGSMPSALGPHPSARRSAAVLAAARQAVADLVNADPRGVVLGPDRAHLLTSLAEASSARVGLGYEVVVTRLDDEANIAPWLRAANRYGAKVKWAEVDIETGELPSWQWEGLIDKPTRLVAIASASSTLGTVTDLREVTKLTHEVGGLVVVDHSAAAPYRLIDVNEIEADVVALNAVGWGGPPIGALVFRDPALIDSFGSVSLNPYATGPARLELGVHQYGLLAGVVASIEYLSNLDEAASGTRRERLEISMQSAAVYLSRLFDYLQTSLRSLPLVMVIGSPETSIPVLSFAVRDVPAERVVQRLADNGVLAIANASSRVLDVIGVNDIGGAVTIGLSHYSTTAEVDQLVRALASLG is encoded by the coding sequence ATGGCATACGACGTCGCCCGGGTGCGTGGCTTGCACCCAACGCTGGGCGATGGGTGGGTGCATTTCGACGCCCAGAGCGGGATGTTGGTACCCGATGCGGTCGCCACCACGGTTTCCACCGCTTTCCGCGGGTCGATGCCAAGCGCACTCGGCCCCCACCCGTCCGCTCGCCGCAGCGCCGCCGTCCTCGCGGCGGCCCGCCAGGCGGTAGCCGATCTCGTCAACGCGGACCCGCGGGGCGTGGTCCTCGGCCCGGACCGGGCCCATCTGCTGACCTCGCTGGCCGAGGCGTCGTCGGCACGCGTCGGGCTGGGCTATGAGGTGGTGGTGACGCGTCTCGACGACGAGGCGAACATCGCGCCGTGGCTGCGCGCGGCGAATCGTTATGGCGCCAAGGTGAAGTGGGCCGAGGTCGACATCGAGACCGGTGAGCTGCCGTCGTGGCAGTGGGAAGGTCTCATCGACAAACCGACCCGGTTGGTGGCCATCGCTTCGGCGTCGTCCACCCTGGGCACCGTCACCGACCTACGTGAGGTGACCAAGCTGACACACGAGGTCGGCGGTCTCGTCGTGGTCGACCACTCCGCAGCCGCGCCCTACCGGCTGATCGACGTCAACGAGATCGAGGCCGACGTCGTCGCGCTCAACGCCGTCGGCTGGGGCGGTCCGCCGATCGGCGCCCTGGTGTTCCGCGACCCGGCCCTGATCGACTCGTTCGGATCGGTGTCGTTGAACCCCTACGCCACCGGTCCGGCCCGCCTCGAACTCGGCGTGCACCAGTACGGGCTGCTGGCCGGAGTTGTCGCGAGCATCGAATACCTGTCCAACCTCGACGAGGCGGCATCCGGCACCAGGCGTGAACGCCTCGAGATCTCAATGCAATCCGCCGCTGTCTACCTGAGCCGGCTGTTCGACTATCTGCAGACCTCGCTGCGGTCGCTGCCGCTGGTGATGGTGATCGGCAGCCCGGAGACCTCCATCCCGGTGCTCAGCTTCGCGGTGCGCGACGTGCCGGCCGAGCGCGTTGTGCAGCGCCTGGCCGACAACGGCGTGCTCGCGATCGCCAACGCGAGCTCGCGCGTGCTCGACGTCATCGGTGTCAACGACATCGGCGGTGCGGTGACCATCGGCCTGTCGCACTACTCGACGACCGCCGAGGTCGACCAGCTGGTGCGGGCGCTGGCCTCCCTCGGCTAG
- the glfT1 gene encoding galactofuranosyltransferase GlfT1, translating into MTHTEVVCAVVVTHRRRELLATSLDAVVSQDRTPDHLIVVDNDNDPQVRELVTGQPVPSTYLGSRRNLGGAGGFALGMLHALALGADWIWLADDDGRPADTTVLSTLLSCAHTHSLAEVSPMVCNLDDPQRLAFPLRRGLVWRRLTSELRTDGSGDLLPGIASLFNGALFRADTVDAIGVPDLRLFVRGDEVELHRRLVRSGLPFGTCLTASYLHPCGTDEFKPILGGRMHTQYPDDETKRFFTYRNRGYLLAQPGLRKLLLQEWVRFGWYFLVSRRDPAGLREWIRLRRLGRRERFQR; encoded by the coding sequence GTGACGCACACTGAGGTCGTCTGTGCGGTCGTGGTGACCCACCGGCGTCGAGAACTGCTGGCCACGTCGCTCGACGCCGTCGTCTCGCAGGACCGCACACCCGACCACCTGATCGTCGTCGACAACGACAACGACCCGCAGGTGCGGGAACTGGTGACCGGCCAGCCCGTCCCGTCCACATATCTGGGGTCGCGCCGAAACCTCGGCGGCGCAGGTGGTTTCGCGTTGGGCATGCTGCATGCGCTGGCTCTCGGCGCCGACTGGATCTGGCTGGCCGACGACGACGGCAGGCCTGCCGACACGACCGTGCTCTCGACATTGCTGTCCTGCGCGCACACGCACAGCCTGGCCGAGGTCTCCCCCATGGTGTGCAACCTCGACGATCCGCAGCGCCTCGCGTTCCCGCTGCGCCGCGGCCTGGTGTGGCGCCGGCTCACCTCGGAACTGCGCACCGACGGCAGCGGCGACCTGCTGCCCGGCATCGCGTCGCTGTTCAACGGTGCGCTGTTCCGTGCGGACACGGTCGACGCGATCGGCGTCCCCGACCTGCGACTGTTCGTGCGGGGCGACGAGGTGGAGCTGCACCGCCGCCTGGTGCGGTCCGGCCTGCCCTTCGGAACCTGTTTGACCGCAAGTTATCTGCACCCGTGCGGCACCGACGAGTTCAAGCCGATCCTCGGCGGGCGCATGCACACGCAGTATCCGGACGACGAGACCAAGCGGTTCTTCACCTACCGCAACCGCGGCTACCTGTTGGCACAGCCGGGCCTTCGCAAGCTCCTGCTGCAGGAGTGGGTGCGCTTCGGCTGGTACTTTCTGGTGTCACGCCGCGACCCCGCTGGTCTGCGTGAGTGGATTCGGCTGCGGCGGTTGGGGAGACGCGAAAGGTTCCAGCGATGA
- a CDS encoding bacterial proteasome activator family protein — translation MTINPDDDNIEILTGAAGGADTEGEGEGEGKSLTDLVEQPAKVMRIGTMIKQLLEEVRAAPLDDASRNRLREIHQTSIRELEDGLAPELREELERLTLPFTDDNVPSDAELRIAQAQLVGWLEGLFHGIQTALFAQQMAARAQLEQMRQGALPPGIQVPGAQRGGATHPGTGQYL, via the coding sequence ATGACCATCAATCCGGATGACGACAACATCGAGATCCTGACCGGCGCTGCGGGCGGTGCCGACACAGAAGGCGAGGGTGAGGGCGAGGGCAAGTCGCTCACCGACCTCGTCGAACAGCCGGCGAAGGTGATGCGCATCGGCACCATGATCAAGCAGCTGCTCGAGGAGGTGCGGGCCGCTCCGCTCGACGATGCGAGCCGCAACCGCCTGCGCGAGATCCACCAGACCAGCATCCGGGAGCTCGAAGACGGTCTCGCGCCCGAACTGCGCGAGGAGCTGGAGCGCCTCACGCTCCCGTTCACCGACGACAACGTGCCCAGCGACGCCGAGCTGCGCATCGCCCAGGCTCAGCTGGTCGGTTGGCTGGAGGGGCTGTTCCACGGCATCCAGACGGCACTGTTCGCACAGCAGATGGCCGCGCGGGCCCAGCTGGAGCAGATGCGTCAGGGCGCGCTGCCACCCGGCATCCAGGTTCCCGGCGCCCAGCGTGGCGGCGCCACCCACCCCGGCACCGGGCAGTACCTGTAG
- a CDS encoding ketopantoate reductase family protein produces the protein MSDARILVVGAGAIGGVTAAHLARAGRDVTVLDANAEHVRLMNSPGLKFDELGEISHIEITAVDTPTALEGRFDFALVALKAPYLESALSPLVAGDLVDTYVSLGNGLVQSTIQEIVGTERFVVGITEWGATNFGPGHVAQTTVAPFVIGEVDGSLSPRLETLRDVLSVAAEVHVSTDVMNQVWTKLLLNSTFSGLAGVAGMLYGEIAADALGRTMAYHVWTESYDVAHAAGFELDALIGIQPHDLVVRSAGDRVRADAALEVLMSKLGATKASMLQDLERGATTEVDVINGGVCATAAKAGVPSPFNARIVELVHECERGLRTPGRETLEALAEVSAQQQGVNP, from the coding sequence ATGAGCGACGCACGCATCCTCGTCGTGGGCGCGGGCGCGATCGGCGGTGTCACCGCCGCGCACCTCGCACGGGCCGGGCGGGACGTGACGGTCCTCGATGCCAACGCCGAACACGTCCGGTTGATGAACTCACCGGGCCTGAAGTTCGACGAGCTGGGCGAGATCAGCCACATCGAGATCACCGCCGTCGACACCCCGACCGCGCTCGAAGGACGATTCGACTTCGCGCTGGTGGCCCTCAAGGCCCCGTATCTGGAGTCGGCACTTTCACCGCTGGTCGCGGGCGATCTCGTCGACACGTACGTCTCGCTCGGAAACGGTTTGGTGCAGAGCACCATTCAGGAGATCGTGGGCACCGAGAGGTTCGTGGTCGGTATCACCGAGTGGGGCGCGACGAACTTCGGGCCCGGCCACGTCGCGCAGACCACCGTGGCCCCGTTCGTGATCGGCGAGGTCGACGGCAGCCTCAGCCCGCGTCTCGAAACGCTGCGGGACGTGCTTTCGGTGGCCGCCGAGGTGCACGTGTCCACCGACGTCATGAACCAGGTGTGGACGAAACTGCTTCTCAACAGCACCTTCTCGGGCCTGGCCGGCGTCGCCGGCATGCTCTACGGCGAGATCGCCGCAGACGCACTCGGCCGCACGATGGCATATCACGTGTGGACCGAGTCCTACGACGTCGCCCACGCGGCCGGTTTCGAACTCGACGCGCTCATCGGGATACAACCGCACGATCTCGTGGTGCGGTCCGCAGGTGACCGGGTACGCGCCGATGCGGCACTGGAGGTCCTGATGAGCAAGCTCGGCGCCACCAAGGCGTCGATGCTGCAGGACCTCGAACGCGGTGCGACCACCGAGGTCGACGTCATCAACGGCGGCGTGTGCGCCACCGCGGCCAAAGCCGGTGTCCCCAGCCCGTTCAACGCCCGCATCGTCGAACTGGTCCACGAGTGCGAGCGAGGCCTGCGCACACCCGGCCGCGAAACGCTCGAAGCACTCGCCGAGGTTTCCGCTCAACAACAAGGAGTCAACCCATGA
- a CDS encoding phosphotransferase family protein — protein sequence MQSRSGAHLTKHEGIVHKLHRPGTDPRALAARLRAATAVDALLTPVSPVPERMGDRWRTRWPCVRTLAPEPDSVPWADVARLLARLHNSAVDQRLPVHGWPARLRRALGAARGNATIAGAAAGLPIHAWRGGSPERPRTLVHGDFHLGQVGHRDGDWCLIDVDDLGVGDPAWDLARPAGFWAAGLIPDRDWATFVDAYRAAGGPALAPGDPWPVLEPFARAAVIQAAAGDPGDDLLMAACARMPQLEKNSLPKPCLR from the coding sequence ATGCAGTCCCGGTCCGGTGCACACCTGACGAAGCACGAGGGCATCGTGCACAAGCTGCACCGGCCGGGCACCGATCCGCGTGCCCTGGCCGCGCGTTTGCGCGCCGCCACCGCGGTGGACGCTCTGCTCACCCCCGTGTCGCCCGTCCCCGAGCGGATGGGCGACCGCTGGCGCACCCGCTGGCCTTGTGTGAGAACACTCGCACCAGAACCTGATTCGGTGCCGTGGGCTGACGTCGCCCGTCTGCTGGCGCGGCTGCACAACTCCGCTGTCGACCAGCGGTTGCCCGTGCACGGGTGGCCGGCCCGCCTGCGCAGGGCGCTCGGCGCGGCGCGGGGCAACGCGACGATCGCGGGCGCCGCGGCCGGCCTGCCGATCCACGCGTGGCGCGGCGGCTCACCCGAACGGCCCCGCACGCTCGTGCACGGCGACTTCCATCTGGGGCAGGTGGGCCATCGAGACGGCGACTGGTGCCTGATCGATGTCGATGATCTCGGCGTCGGAGACCCGGCGTGGGATCTGGCGCGTCCGGCGGGGTTCTGGGCCGCCGGTCTGATCCCCGATCGGGACTGGGCGACGTTCGTCGACGCCTACCGCGCGGCCGGCGGCCCGGCTCTGGCTCCCGGCGATCCGTGGCCGGTGCTCGAACCTTTCGCGCGGGCCGCGGTGATACAGGCCGCCGCCGGCGATCCCGGCGACGACCTGCTGATGGCCGCGTGCGCGCGGATGCCTCAGCTGGAGAAGAACAGCCTGCCGAAGCCCTGCTTGCGGTAG
- a CDS encoding pyridoxamine 5'-phosphate oxidase family protein, with translation MASPVSVLSEEESWRLLASVPIGRFVTTIGTRLEIFPVNFAVQDRTVLFRTAEGTKLITAIMSDRVLFEADGHTVTDGWSVILRGTAELLQTAEDIAVAERTQLMSWTSPAKRRYVRITPKEISGRFFTFDQTQ, from the coding sequence ATGGCCAGCCCGGTGTCGGTCCTGAGCGAGGAGGAAAGCTGGCGGCTGCTCGCGAGCGTGCCGATCGGACGGTTCGTCACCACGATCGGCACCCGGCTGGAGATCTTCCCGGTGAACTTCGCCGTGCAGGACCGCACGGTGCTGTTCCGCACCGCCGAGGGCACCAAACTGATCACCGCGATCATGAGTGACCGGGTGCTTTTCGAGGCCGACGGTCACACCGTCACCGACGGCTGGAGCGTGATCCTGCGTGGAACCGCCGAACTGTTGCAGACCGCCGAGGACATCGCCGTCGCCGAGCGCACACAGCTGATGTCGTGGACCTCACCGGCGAAACGGCGCTACGTGCGCATCACCCCGAAGGAGATCTCCGGGCGGTTCTTCACGTTCGATCAGACCCAGTAG
- the wzm gene encoding galactan export ABC transporter permease subunit Wzm/RfbD, producing the protein MTFTDAAAQSKTMARARRDLVEGFGKRELWLHLGWQDIKQRYRRSVLGPFWITIATGATAVAMGVLYSKLFKLELSEHLPYVTLGLIIWNLINASILEGAEVFIANEGLIKQLPTPLSVHVYRLVWRQIILFGHNIIIFVVIAIIYPKPWKWTDLAVIPALGLIVLNMVWVALCFGILATRYRDIGPLLASVVQLLFFMTPIIWNESTLQQQGAGSWAKIVEINPLLHYLDIVRAPLLGADQELRHWLVVLVFTVIGWTFAAFAMRQYRGRVPYWV; encoded by the coding sequence ATGACGTTCACCGACGCGGCAGCTCAGTCGAAGACCATGGCCAGAGCCCGCCGCGACCTGGTCGAGGGTTTCGGCAAACGCGAGCTGTGGCTGCACCTGGGCTGGCAGGACATCAAGCAGCGGTACCGCCGCAGCGTGCTCGGCCCCTTCTGGATCACCATCGCCACCGGTGCGACCGCCGTGGCGATGGGCGTGCTGTACTCCAAGCTGTTCAAGCTGGAACTCTCCGAGCATCTGCCCTACGTGACGCTGGGCCTGATCATCTGGAACCTCATCAATGCGTCGATCCTCGAAGGCGCCGAGGTGTTCATCGCCAATGAGGGCCTGATCAAACAGCTTCCGACGCCGTTGTCGGTGCACGTCTACAGGCTGGTGTGGCGGCAGATCATCCTGTTCGGCCACAACATCATCATTTTCGTGGTCATCGCGATCATCTATCCCAAACCGTGGAAATGGACCGATCTCGCGGTCATCCCGGCGCTGGGACTCATCGTGCTGAACATGGTGTGGGTCGCATTGTGTTTCGGGATTCTGGCCACGCGCTATCGCGACATCGGGCCGCTGCTCGCCAGCGTCGTGCAGTTGCTGTTCTTCATGACGCCGATCATCTGGAACGAGTCGACGCTGCAGCAGCAAGGTGCGGGCTCGTGGGCCAAGATCGTCGAGATCAACCCGCTGCTGCACTATCTCGACATCGTGCGCGCCCCACTGCTCGGCGCGGACCAGGAACTGCGGCACTGGCTCGTGGTCCTCGTCTTCACGGTGATCGGATGGACGTTCGCGGCGTTCGCGATGCGTCAGTACCGCGGCCGCGTGCCCTACTGGGTCTGA
- a CDS encoding GtrA family protein codes for MAETASTTPRLSLATQAFRFIVTGGLSAIVDFGLYVLLLAVGLHVNVAKTLSFVAGTTTAYLINRRWTFQAPPSKARFIAVCVLYAVTYAVQVGINYVFYMAWDEKPWRVPVAFVIAQGTATVINFIVQRAVIFRLR; via the coding sequence GTGGCCGAAACCGCATCGACGACTCCCCGCCTGAGCTTGGCGACCCAGGCGTTCCGGTTCATCGTGACCGGCGGGTTGTCGGCGATCGTCGACTTCGGCCTGTACGTGCTGCTGCTCGCGGTCGGGCTGCACGTCAACGTGGCCAAGACGCTGAGCTTCGTCGCGGGCACCACGACGGCCTACCTGATCAACCGGCGCTGGACGTTCCAGGCGCCGCCCAGCAAGGCCCGCTTCATCGCGGTGTGCGTGCTGTACGCGGTGACCTATGCCGTGCAGGTCGGTATCAACTACGTGTTCTACATGGCCTGGGACGAGAAGCCCTGGCGGGTGCCGGTGGCGTTCGTGATCGCGCAGGGCACCGCCACCGTCATCAACTTCATCGTGCAGCGCGCCGTCATCTTCAGGTTGCGCTGA
- a CDS encoding carboxymuconolactone decarboxylase family protein: protein MTQTLESTERVKIYKAFPEFYDAMMNLSATSAKDFDHTIGELVKIRASQINRCGFCLDMHARDARKQGETEQRLALIAAWEEAGDLFTEREQAALALTEAVTEINRGPVSDDVYERAAAVFSERELSQLIAMIVTINAWNRINVTVKMPFPRR from the coding sequence ATGACACAAACACTCGAATCCACCGAACGCGTCAAGATCTACAAGGCGTTTCCCGAGTTCTACGACGCGATGATGAACCTGTCGGCCACCTCGGCGAAGGACTTCGACCACACCATCGGCGAGCTGGTGAAGATCCGCGCATCGCAGATCAACCGCTGCGGGTTCTGCCTCGACATGCACGCCCGTGATGCCCGCAAGCAGGGCGAGACCGAGCAGCGACTCGCGCTGATCGCGGCGTGGGAGGAGGCCGGCGATCTGTTCACCGAGCGTGAGCAGGCGGCTCTCGCGCTCACCGAGGCGGTGACGGAGATCAACCGCGGCCCGGTGTCTGACGACGTCTACGAACGTGCGGCCGCGGTGTTCAGCGAACGCGAACTCAGTCAGTTGATCGCGATGATCGTGACCATCAACGCGTGGAACCGCATCAACGTCACCGTGAAGATGCCGTTCCCGCGCCGCTGA
- a CDS encoding 3-keto-5-aminohexanoate cleavage protein — translation MNDKVIITCAVTGGMTVPAQSRAIPITVDEIVRAGVEAAEAGAAVLHVHVREESTGRPVADLDLFERVLTELKKNTDAVIQPTTGGGRGMTVAERASVLKFRPEMATFNAGSFNFGLFPVAARDLPFAEWEREYLEGTTDYIFKNTFADMTYMAEQMRQSDTRPEIEVYDVGHIYNLEQLVSDGVLEPPFNLQFVLGVLGANAAEPDQLIHMLRTAERVFGRESFTWSAAGVGYRGEFGLAALSLILGGNVRVGLEDNLRITRTENATSNAQLVRKAVDLAATFDRTPATPDEARRFLGLKGVAAVGF, via the coding sequence ATGAACGACAAGGTCATCATCACGTGCGCCGTCACCGGCGGCATGACCGTGCCCGCACAGAGCAGGGCGATCCCGATCACCGTCGACGAGATCGTGCGGGCCGGCGTCGAGGCCGCCGAGGCCGGCGCCGCGGTGCTGCACGTCCACGTGCGAGAAGAGTCGACCGGACGGCCGGTCGCCGACCTCGATCTGTTCGAGCGCGTGCTCACCGAGCTCAAGAAGAACACCGACGCCGTCATCCAGCCCACGACCGGTGGCGGCCGCGGCATGACCGTGGCGGAACGGGCGTCGGTCCTCAAGTTCCGGCCCGAGATGGCCACGTTCAACGCGGGCAGCTTCAACTTCGGCCTGTTCCCGGTCGCGGCGCGGGACCTGCCGTTCGCCGAGTGGGAACGTGAATACCTCGAAGGCACCACGGATTACATCTTCAAGAACACCTTCGCGGACATGACCTACATGGCCGAGCAGATGCGCCAGTCCGACACCCGCCCCGAGATCGAGGTGTACGACGTCGGCCACATCTACAACCTTGAGCAGCTCGTCTCCGACGGTGTCCTGGAACCGCCGTTCAACCTGCAGTTCGTGCTCGGTGTCCTCGGCGCCAACGCCGCCGAACCGGATCAGCTCATCCACATGCTGCGCACCGCCGAGCGGGTGTTCGGCCGCGAATCGTTCACGTGGTCGGCGGCCGGCGTCGGGTATCGCGGCGAGTTCGGTCTTGCGGCATTGTCGTTGATCCTCGGCGGCAACGTGCGCGTCGGCCTCGAGGACAACCTGCGGATCACCAGGACCGAGAACGCGACCTCCAACGCGCAACTGGTGCGCAAAGCCGTCGACCTCGCGGCGACGTTCGACCGCACACCGGCCACCCCCGACGAGGCCCGTCGGTTCCTGGGGCTCAAGGGCGTCGCCGCCGTCGGTTTCTGA
- the wzt gene encoding galactan export ABC transporter ATP-binding subunit Wzt/RfbE — translation MTSSSAPRIETRDAWVEFPIFDAKTRSLKKAFLGKAGGAIGRNQSNVVVIEALRDITMSLQMGDRVGLVGHNGAGKSTLLRLLSGIYEPTRGSATVTGRVAPVFDLGVGMDPEISGFENIIIRGLFLGQTRKQMLAKVDEIAEFTELGEYLSMPLRTYSTGMRVRLAMGVVTSIDPEILLLDEGIGAVDAEFLKKAQTRLQDLVERSGILVFASHSNEFLARLCKTAMWIDHGTIRMTGGIEEVVRAYEGEDAARHVREVLEETARDAH, via the coding sequence GTGACATCCTCTTCTGCACCGCGCATCGAGACGCGCGACGCATGGGTCGAGTTTCCGATCTTCGATGCCAAGACCCGCTCGTTGAAGAAGGCTTTCCTGGGCAAGGCCGGTGGTGCCATCGGCCGCAACCAGTCGAACGTCGTGGTCATCGAGGCGCTGCGCGACATCACGATGTCGCTTCAGATGGGTGACCGGGTCGGCCTGGTCGGCCACAACGGCGCAGGCAAGTCGACGCTGTTGCGGCTGCTGTCGGGGATCTACGAGCCCACTCGCGGTTCGGCGACCGTGACCGGCCGCGTCGCCCCGGTGTTCGATCTCGGCGTCGGGATGGATCCCGAGATCTCGGGATTCGAGAACATCATCATCCGGGGTCTGTTCCTCGGTCAGACGCGCAAGCAGATGCTGGCAAAGGTCGACGAGATCGCCGAATTCACCGAGCTCGGCGAGTACCTGTCGATGCCGTTGCGCACCTACTCGACCGGTATGCGCGTGCGGCTGGCGATGGGTGTGGTCACGAGCATCGACCCCGAGATCCTGCTGCTCGACGAGGGCATCGGCGCCGTCGACGCGGAGTTTCTGAAGAAGGCCCAGACCCGCCTGCAGGATCTCGTGGAACGCTCCGGGATCCTGGTGTTCGCAAGCCATTCCAACGAGTTCCTGGCCCGGCTGTGCAAGACCGCGATGTGGATCGACCACGGCACCATCAGGATGACCGGCGGCATCGAAGAGGTCGTACGCGCCTACGAGGGTGAGGACGCCGCACGCCACGTGCGTGAAGTGCTCGAGGAAACCGCGCGTGACGCACACTGA
- a CDS encoding PLP-dependent aminotransferase family protein — translation MTSRANSGARDLELHTVITPGSRTAREQLINALRDGIRSGRLATGTVLPPSRVLAADLRLARNTVAEAYAELVAEGWLASRQGAGTWVARAPAPQLAARPGPPPLRIAGTPTHNLMPGSPDVAEFPRTAWLASARRALSNAPASALRMGDPRGPAELRSALAEYLGRVRGVRTTPESIVICSGVRNGVELLGKVFGTNRPIAVEAYGLFIFRDALATLGITTTPIGLDEHGAVISDLDTLDTPAVLLTPAHHSPHGMPLHPSRRSEAVEWARRTGGYVLDDDYDGEFRYDRQPVGALQSLDPDRVAYLGSASKSMAQTLRVGWMVLPQTLIEPVIAAAGGQQYHVDAITALTLADFIATGGYDRHIRRMRNRYRRRRDHLVSALADFDVGIRGLAAGVNMLLTLPDGAEPEVLRHAGEAGIALQGLAIMRHPLAHPDIPDPDGIIIGFGAPAEHAFRPAVEALRGVLEDVLLRTPR, via the coding sequence GTGACTTCGCGGGCCAATTCTGGCGCTCGGGACCTCGAGCTGCACACCGTCATCACCCCGGGCAGCCGCACCGCCCGCGAACAACTCATCAACGCCCTGCGTGACGGCATCCGCTCGGGGCGCCTGGCCACCGGAACCGTTCTCCCGCCGTCGCGTGTGCTGGCCGCCGATCTGCGATTGGCCCGCAACACCGTGGCCGAGGCGTACGCCGAACTGGTCGCCGAAGGTTGGCTGGCCTCACGCCAGGGTGCGGGCACGTGGGTCGCGCGCGCCCCGGCCCCACAACTGGCTGCACGGCCCGGACCACCGCCGCTACGCATCGCCGGCACGCCCACACACAACCTGATGCCCGGTTCACCCGACGTCGCGGAGTTCCCGCGCACGGCGTGGCTCGCATCGGCGCGTCGGGCGTTGTCCAACGCGCCGGCGTCCGCGCTGCGCATGGGCGATCCGCGAGGGCCCGCCGAACTGCGTTCGGCGCTGGCCGAATACCTGGGTCGTGTCCGGGGCGTGCGCACCACACCGGAGTCGATCGTGATCTGCTCCGGCGTCCGAAACGGCGTCGAACTGCTCGGCAAGGTCTTCGGGACGAACCGACCCATCGCGGTGGAAGCCTACGGGCTCTTCATCTTTCGCGACGCCCTCGCCACGCTCGGCATCACCACTACACCGATCGGCCTCGACGAACACGGCGCGGTGATCAGCGATCTCGACACGTTGGACACGCCCGCGGTGCTGCTCACCCCGGCACACCACAGCCCGCACGGCATGCCGCTGCACCCGTCGCGGCGCAGTGAGGCCGTGGAATGGGCACGCCGCACCGGCGGGTACGTACTCGACGACGACTACGACGGCGAGTTCCGCTACGACCGCCAACCCGTCGGAGCACTGCAGTCCCTGGATCCCGACCGCGTCGCCTACCTGGGTTCGGCGAGCAAGAGCATGGCGCAGACACTGCGGGTGGGATGGATGGTGCTGCCGCAGACCTTGATCGAACCGGTGATCGCCGCGGCAGGCGGCCAGCAGTACCACGTCGACGCCATCACGGCGCTGACACTGGCCGACTTCATCGCCACGGGCGGCTACGACCGCCACATCCGGCGCATGCGTAACCGCTATCGGCGGCGCCGCGACCATCTGGTGTCGGCGCTGGCCGACTTCGACGTCGGCATCCGCGGCCTGGCCGCGGGCGTCAACATGCTGCTCACCCTGCCCGACGGTGCCGAACCCGAGGTGCTGCGCCACGCCGGCGAGGCCGGGATCGCGCTGCAGGGCCTGGCGATCATGCGTCACCCGCTGGCGCACCCGGACATCCCCGACCCCGACGGCATCATCATCGGGTTCGGCGCCCCGGCCGAACACGCATTCCGGCCTGCGGTCGAGGCGTTACGCGGCGTGCTGGAAGACGTACTTCTGCGAACACCTCGCTAA
- a CDS encoding zf-TFIIB domain-containing protein, protein MSIPPYEPPKSPPPTNAGHTLLCPKCSGVMKTYERNGIHLEQCDTCRGIFLDFGELEALTQMENRFVQSAPPPMPPQHHGYSDYGPGWGYRGNKHYRKQGFGRLFFSS, encoded by the coding sequence ATGAGCATCCCGCCATATGAACCGCCGAAGTCCCCGCCGCCGACGAATGCCGGTCACACGCTGCTGTGCCCGAAGTGTTCGGGCGTCATGAAGACATACGAACGCAACGGCATCCACCTCGAACAGTGCGACACCTGCCGAGGCATCTTCCTCGACTTCGGCGAGCTCGAGGCACTCACGCAGATGGAGAACCGGTTCGTGCAGTCGGCGCCGCCGCCCATGCCGCCGCAACACCACGGCTATTCCGACTACGGACCGGGCTGGGGTTACCGCGGCAACAAGCACTACCGCAAGCAGGGCTTCGGCAGGCTGTTCTTCTCCAGCTGA